GCGCTGCTCCTGCAGCCATGCAGCCAGATCGAGCCCGGGCGACAAGTCGATGCGCAGGTCATCGCCCGGCTGCCAGTACGAGGAAATCTGCAGGATGGCCGGACCACTGATGCCCCGATGGGTGAACAGCATGCCCGCACGAAACGAGCGCTTGCCCACGCGTGCATCCACCTGCGGCAGAGCCACGCCGGACAGGTCGTGGTAACGCTCCTGGTGCTTGCCGCTGAGCGTCAACGGCACCAGCCCCGCGCGCGTAGGCAACACCGCGTGGCCGAACTGGCGCGCCAGTTCGTAGCCGAAGCCGGTGGCACCCATCGTGGGAATCGACAGGCCACCGGTGGCGACCACCAGCGACTGCGCATGCACCTCGCCATGCGCCGTGATCACGCTGAAGCCCTCCTCCGTCTTGCGCACGCGCTGCACGCCGCAGGAGGTTTCAATGCGTACGCCGGCCTGCGCGCACTCGTCCAGCAGCATGCGCACGATCAGCTTGGACGACTCATCGCAGAACAGCTGCCCGAGTTCCTTCTCGTGGTAAGCGATGCGGTGCTTCTCCACCATGGCAATGAAATCCCACGGCGTATAGCGGGCCAACGCGGACTTGGCGAAGTGGGGGTTGGCGGACAGGTAACAGGCCGGCGTCACGCCCATGTTGGTGAAATTGCACCGCCCGCCCCCCGACATCAGGATCTTCTTGCCAACCTTGTTGGCATGGTCCACCACCAGCACGCTGCGTCCGCGCTGCCCGGCCACGATGGCGCACATCAGCCCGGCCGCGCCGGCACCCATGACCAATACATCCACTTTCACGCGCACACCGCCGTCATGACCTGCCCTCTGCCCGGTTGGCGGCGCATTATCCGACAGGACGGGCCATATCGCTTAAACTCGGGCTTTCCTTTCGTACCGGACCCGCCACCATGCCTTCCTTTGACGTCATTTCCGAAGTCGACAAGCACGAGCTGACCAATGCCGTGGACCAGGCCAA
This genomic interval from Dyella japonica A8 contains the following:
- a CDS encoding NAD(P)/FAD-dependent oxidoreductase; the encoded protein is MKVDVLVMGAGAAGLMCAIVAGQRGRSVLVVDHANKVGKKILMSGGGRCNFTNMGVTPACYLSANPHFAKSALARYTPWDFIAMVEKHRIAYHEKELGQLFCDESSKLIVRMLLDECAQAGVRIETSCGVQRVRKTEEGFSVITAHGEVHAQSLVVATGGLSIPTMGATGFGYELARQFGHAVLPTRAGLVPLTLSGKHQERYHDLSGVALPQVDARVGKRSFRAGMLFTHRGISGPAILQISSYWQPGDDLRIDLSPGLDLAAWLQEQRVARPAAELKNVLGDALPRRLAQRLCELWFESKPMRQYREAELKGIGEQLHDWPVVASGTEGYRTAEVTLGGVDTDGLSSTTMQSKLVPGLYFVGEVVDVTGWLGGYNFQWAWASGRAAGEVA